From Halococcus saccharolyticus DSM 5350, a single genomic window includes:
- a CDS encoding ABC transporter substrate-binding protein — translation MTDRDTTRPTRRAYLRAGAIVGGGLLAGCAGSSGNANSDTENGSQDGANGSANSDNASGGSASDGAGTNATAGGSGSYTATMAPMGDVEFESVPQSAFVIFPQYADMAVALGHGDAVNSVYVPEMSGTTMNHYYDRLDGVSFDWQGLPDPLSDGLAKEQLYSLGSDVHLADPAHAATNDNWSQADVEEVGANVAPWFGNFYSGTHAEPPSSYRDSYQYYGLWELFGKVAQVFQERQRYEALASVHQNLRSSIETGLPPENERPTAVRVTLSEGSFYTYHLNKPGYWLADTRPLGANDAFADEDWSDLWGTVGYETMLEADPDVILHLWGLTPNYDMTEVRSQLANHSVGSQLSAVQNDRVYPAGMRYQGPIMNLFQLEMGAKQLYPEQFGEWPEYSDGNPYPDIPDDEQLFDRDRVARIVTGNQ, via the coding sequence GTGACCGACCGCGACACCACGCGGCCGACACGACGCGCGTATCTCAGAGCCGGTGCGATCGTCGGCGGTGGGCTGCTCGCTGGCTGTGCCGGCAGTTCCGGAAACGCCAACTCGGACACGGAAAACGGCAGTCAGGACGGCGCAAACGGTAGTGCGAACAGCGATAACGCCAGCGGCGGTTCTGCGAGTGACGGAGCGGGGACGAACGCCACCGCCGGCGGTAGCGGGAGCTACACCGCGACGATGGCACCGATGGGAGACGTCGAGTTCGAGTCCGTTCCCCAGAGCGCCTTCGTGATCTTCCCGCAGTACGCCGACATGGCGGTCGCGCTCGGTCACGGCGACGCCGTGAATTCGGTTTACGTGCCCGAGATGTCCGGCACGACGATGAACCACTACTACGACCGGCTCGACGGCGTCTCCTTCGACTGGCAGGGACTCCCGGACCCGCTGAGCGACGGCCTCGCCAAGGAGCAGCTCTACAGTCTCGGCAGCGACGTCCACCTCGCCGATCCCGCACACGCCGCCACCAACGACAACTGGAGCCAGGCCGATGTCGAGGAGGTCGGGGCGAACGTCGCGCCGTGGTTCGGAAACTTCTACAGCGGAACGCACGCCGAACCACCGTCGTCGTACCGTGATTCGTACCAGTACTACGGGCTTTGGGAGCTGTTCGGCAAGGTCGCTCAGGTGTTTCAGGAACGCCAGCGCTACGAGGCGCTCGCGTCCGTCCACCAGAACCTCCGATCGTCGATCGAAACGGGTCTCCCACCGGAAAACGAGCGCCCGACCGCCGTCCGCGTCACCCTCAGCGAGGGATCATTCTACACCTATCATCTCAACAAACCCGGTTACTGGCTGGCCGACACCCGGCCGCTGGGTGCGAACGACGCGTTCGCGGACGAGGACTGGTCCGACCTGTGGGGGACGGTCGGCTACGAGACCATGCTCGAGGCCGATCCCGACGTGATCCTCCATCTCTGGGGACTCACGCCGAACTACGACATGACGGAGGTCCGCAGCCAGCTCGCGAACCACTCCGTCGGCAGCCAGCTCTCCGCGGTGCAGAACGACCGGGTCTACCCCGCCGGAATGCGCTATCAGGGCCCCATTATGAACCTCTTCCAGCTCGAGATGGGAGCGAAGCAGCTCTACCCCGAGCAGTTCGGCGAGTGGCCGGAGTACTCCGACGGGAACCCTTATCCCGACATCCCCGACGACGAGCAGTTGTTCGATCGCGATCGCGTGGCGCGCATCGTCACCGGCAACCAGTGA